From one Musa acuminata AAA Group cultivar baxijiao chromosome BXJ2-6, Cavendish_Baxijiao_AAA, whole genome shotgun sequence genomic stretch:
- the LOC103987250 gene encoding uncharacterized protein LOC103987250 — MLLSFPVSLLSQAFISKQSQTSCSSPSFFLIKHLRTMDPLKMEKLQAMRSYRRNHFFLVFLHYILRVVLVGLFLSCPNWLPSICSFVKFFFLVCLPNIAATVSGPKFVFVVSNIIIIFLVGESRLSKSPAQHPGIYEDYVSRSQSLQRMASVEVKEKEAVMVEPSFEETKEKDEEAVAEEKEEVKGDAGEEELVTEREELLEEEYEELPAEELNRRVEDFIAKVNMQRKLEARMLI; from the coding sequence ATGCTTCTCTCTTTTCCTGTGAGTCTTCTCTCCCAAGccttcatctcaaagcagtcccaGACCTCTTGTTCTTCTCCTTCCTTCTTCCTAATCAAACACCTTAGAACTATGGACCCACTTAAAATGGAGAAGCTTCAGGCGATGAGGAGTTACAGGAGGAATCACTTCTTTTTGGTGTTTCTTCATTACATTCTACGTGTTGTTTTGGTCGGTCTGTTTCTGTCATGCCCCAATTGGCTCCCCAGCATCTGCTCCTTTGTAAAGTTCTTCTTCTTAGTTTGTCTTCCGAACATTGCCGCCACTGTCTCCGGGCCAAAGTTCGTATTCGTGGTctccaacatcatcatcatcttcctcgTCGGCGAGTCGAGACTCTCGAAGTCTCCTGCACAGCACCCCGGCATCTACGAGGACTACGTAAGCCGAAGCCAAAGCCTGCAGAGGATGGCTAGTGTCGAGGTCAAGGAGAAGGAAGCTGTGATGGTGGAGCCTTCGTTCGAAGAGACCAAAGAGAAGGATGAGGAAGCCGTCgcggaagaaaaggaagaggtgAAAGGTGATGCAGGAGAAGAGGAATTAGTGACAGAGCGTGAGGAGTTGCTGGAAGAGGAGTACGAGGAATTGCCTGCAGAGGAGCTGAACAGGAGAGTGGAGGACTTCATTGCCAAGGTCAACATGCAGAGGAAGCTGGAAGCCAGAATGCTCATCTGA
- the LOC135614526 gene encoding transcription factor TCP20-like isoform X1 produces MTHLVRAKKDDDLVSPKLPQALVVDSAVQESIDRQVVMASQPNVDAQLQATVEKGEQRRHLAPKRSSNKDRHTKVEGRGRRVRMPALCAARIFQLTRELGHKTDGETIQWLLQQAEPSIIAATGSGSIPALVLTSSSASASSTPTASATASLGLHHYNLQELGHSRANWATPGSHLGRSHPEFWMTPVDGSNASFLQSATAAVPLVSNMPRFGFSGLELPTSGINPMTFVPLLGGQRQPMPGLEISVSQHGQVGIFKPQPLSQFYQHIAQGSGNSAGSYQLQQQEQEQQQSLTSDENSEGSTQ; encoded by the exons ATGACCCACCTAGTGAGAGCCAAAAAGGACGACGATCTG GTTTCCCCGAAGCTGCCCCAGGCACTGGTGGTGGACTCGGCTGTCCAAGAGAGCATAGACCGGCAGGTGGTGATGGCCTCCCAACCCAACGTGGATGCCCAACTTCAAGCCACAGTAGAGAAGGGGGAGCAAAGGCGGCACCTTGCACCGAAGCGGAGCTCCAACAAGGACCGCCACACCAAGGTTGAGGGCCGCGGTCGCCGGGTCCGTATGCCCGCCCTATGCGCTGCGCGCATCTTCCAGCTCACCCGCGAGCTCGGGCACAAGACCGACGGCGAGACCATCCAGTGGCTTCTCCAACAGGCGGAGCCCTCCATCATCGCCGCCACGGGCTCCGGATCCATCCCGGCCTTGGTCCTCACGTCGTCCTCTGCCAGCGCCAGCTCTACTCCGACTGCTTCCGCCACGGCCTCGCTCGGCCTGCACCACTACAACCTCCAAGAATTAGGGCACAGCAGAGCTAATTGGGCGACGCCCGGCAGTCATCTTGGGCGATCCCACCCGGAATTTTGGATGACGCCGGTCGacgggtccaatgctagtttcttACAATCAGCAACGGCGGCAGTGCCTCTGGTGTCGAATATGCCGAGATTTGGGTTTAGCGGGCTGGAATTGCCCACTAGTGGCATCAACCCGATGACCTTCGTGCCACTGCTGGGCGGCCAGCGGCAGCCGATGCCGGGACTAGAGATCTCAGTTTCGCAACATGGGCAGGTTGGGATTTTTAAGCCTCAGCCACTGAGTCAATTCTATCAGCATATAGCGCAGGGCAGCGGGAACAGCGCCGGGAGTTATCAGTTGCAGCAGCAAGAACAAGAACAACAACAGTCTCTCACCTCTGATGAAAATTCAGAGGGATCGACGCAATAG
- the LOC135614526 gene encoding transcription factor TCP20-like isoform X2: MASQPNVDAQLQATVEKGEQRRHLAPKRSSNKDRHTKVEGRGRRVRMPALCAARIFQLTRELGHKTDGETIQWLLQQAEPSIIAATGSGSIPALVLTSSSASASSTPTASATASLGLHHYNLQELGHSRANWATPGSHLGRSHPEFWMTPVDGSNASFLQSATAAVPLVSNMPRFGFSGLELPTSGINPMTFVPLLGGQRQPMPGLEISVSQHGQVGIFKPQPLSQFYQHIAQGSGNSAGSYQLQQQEQEQQQSLTSDENSEGSTQ; this comes from the coding sequence ATGGCCTCCCAACCCAACGTGGATGCCCAACTTCAAGCCACAGTAGAGAAGGGGGAGCAAAGGCGGCACCTTGCACCGAAGCGGAGCTCCAACAAGGACCGCCACACCAAGGTTGAGGGCCGCGGTCGCCGGGTCCGTATGCCCGCCCTATGCGCTGCGCGCATCTTCCAGCTCACCCGCGAGCTCGGGCACAAGACCGACGGCGAGACCATCCAGTGGCTTCTCCAACAGGCGGAGCCCTCCATCATCGCCGCCACGGGCTCCGGATCCATCCCGGCCTTGGTCCTCACGTCGTCCTCTGCCAGCGCCAGCTCTACTCCGACTGCTTCCGCCACGGCCTCGCTCGGCCTGCACCACTACAACCTCCAAGAATTAGGGCACAGCAGAGCTAATTGGGCGACGCCCGGCAGTCATCTTGGGCGATCCCACCCGGAATTTTGGATGACGCCGGTCGacgggtccaatgctagtttcttACAATCAGCAACGGCGGCAGTGCCTCTGGTGTCGAATATGCCGAGATTTGGGTTTAGCGGGCTGGAATTGCCCACTAGTGGCATCAACCCGATGACCTTCGTGCCACTGCTGGGCGGCCAGCGGCAGCCGATGCCGGGACTAGAGATCTCAGTTTCGCAACATGGGCAGGTTGGGATTTTTAAGCCTCAGCCACTGAGTCAATTCTATCAGCATATAGCGCAGGGCAGCGGGAACAGCGCCGGGAGTTATCAGTTGCAGCAGCAAGAACAAGAACAACAACAGTCTCTCACCTCTGATGAAAATTCAGAGGGATCGACGCAATAG
- the LOC135614525 gene encoding glutamate-1-semialdehyde 2,1-aminomutase, chloroplastic-like: MAGLAGVGLSWRSSTPSLVPLTSTKPSRAGHRVSIAVRNAISVEGKSYTLQKSEEIFNAAKELMPGGVNSPVRAFKSVGGQPIVFDSVKGSHMWDVDGNEYIDYVGSWGPAIIGHADEKVNAALIEALKKGTSFGAPCVLENVLAEMVISAVPSIEMVRFVNSGTEACMGVLRLARAFTGRPKIIKFEGCYHGHADPYLVKAGSGVATLGLPDSPGVPKGATIDTLTSPYNDIETIKSLFDTHKGEIAAVILEPVVGNAGFITPKPDFLNGLREITKQDGALLIFDEVMTGFRLAYGGAQEYFGITPDLTTLGKVIGGGLPVGAYGGRKDIMQMVAPAGPMYQAGTLSGNPLAMTAGIHTLRRLMEPGSYDYLEKISSDLVNGILDAGKRAGHEMCGGSIRGMFGFFFTEGPVYNFQDAKMSDTAKFARFYRGMLEEGVYLAPSQFEAGFTSLAHTSKDIDQTVEAAERVFRRI, translated from the exons ATGGCGGGCCTTGCAGGCGTTGGGCTCTCGTGGAGGTCATCGACCCCGTCTCTCGTCCCGCTGACGTCCACGAAGCCGTCGCGCGCGGGTCACCGCGTTTCCATCGCCGTGCGGAACGCCATCTCCGTTGAGGGGAAGAGCTACACGCTCCAGAAATCCGAGGAGATCTTTAACGCCGCCAAG GAATTGATGCCTGGAGGTGTAAATTCTCCTGTTCGAGCCTTCAAATCAGTTGGTGGTCAGCCAATAGTTTTTGATTCTGTTAAAGGTTCTCACATGTGGGATGTTGATGGTAACGAATACATTGACTATGTTGGTTCATGGGGTCCTGCTATCATTGGGCATGCGGATGAGAAG gtGAATGCTGCCTTGATTGAGGCCCTGAAAAAAGGCACAAGCTTTGGTGCTCCCTGTGTGTTAGAGAATGTATTGGCGGAGATGGTCATCTCAGCAGTGCCGAGTATTGAAATGGTTCGCTTTGTAAATTCAGGTACAGAAGCTTGCATGGGTGTTCTCCGCCTTGCACGTGCATTTACTGGCCGACCAAAGATCATCAAGTTTGAAGGCTGTTATCATGGGCATGCTGATCCATACCTTGTCAAGGCTGGCAGTGGGGTTGCCACTCTTGGCCTTCCTGACTCCCCGGGCGTTCCAAAGGGAGCCACGATAGATACTCTAACCTCACCTTACAATGATATTGAAACCATAAAGAGTCTATTTGACACCCATAAAGGTGAGATTGCTGCTGTTATCCTCGAACCAGTTGTTGGGAATGCTGGCTTCATCACACCAAAACCTGACTTCTTGAATGGCCTCCGTGAAATCACAAAGCAAGATGGTGCTCTCCTCATATTTGATGAGGTGATGACTGGGTTCCGTCTGGCTTATGGTGGGGCTCAAGAATATTTTGGCATTACACCTGATCTAACCACACTTGGAAAAGTCATTGGGGGTGGCCTTCCTGTTGGTGCTTATGGTGGTAGGAAAGACATCATGCAGATGGTTGCACCTGCAGGACCAATGTACCAGGCAGGCACCCTCAGCGGGAATCCATTGGCAATGACTGCTGGCATTCACACTCTTAGAAGGTTGATGGAGCCCGGGTCTTATGATTACCTAGAGAAAATCTCCTCTGATCTTGTTAATGGTATTTTGGATGCTGGAAAGAGAGCCGGTCATGAGATGTGTGGTGGGTCTATCCGTGGAATGTTTGGATTCTTTTTTACCGAGGGACCGGTTTACAATTTCCAGGATGCAAAAATGAGTGACACTGCAAAATTTGCAAGGTTTTATAGGGGAATGTTGGAGGAAGGTGTGTATCTAGCTCCCTCACAGTTCGAGGCGGGATTCACAAGCTTGGCACACACATCTAAAGATATCGACCAAACAGTCGAGGCTGCTGAGAGGGTATTTCGAAGGATTTAA
- the LOC135613448 gene encoding bidirectional sugar transporter SWEET14-like isoform X2 translates to MMRFLIQLFLILFWINRPTFYRVCRRKSTEGFQSVPYVVALFSAMLWVLYAFLKTDAFLLITINSFGCVIESVYVVLYFTYAPKLAKILTAKLVLVLNVGMFGSILLLTLLLPDGLKRVRVLGWICMCFSVSVFVAPLSIIRLVIRTKSVEFMPFMLSFFLTLSSIVWFAYGCLTKDKFVALPNVLGFAFGLLQMGLYLAFKCMKPTAVEPTLPEHIISISMLGVEVYPIDWKTPEVNDEEKAENGDRKEADTGEEKVEGMAAPHEENEVNHVDV, encoded by the exons ATGATGAGATTTCTAATCCAGCTTTTTCTCATCTTGTTTTGGATCAACAG GCCAACGTTCTACAGAGTGTGCAGAAGGAAATCTACCGAAGGGTTTCAGTCAGTGCCTTATGTGGTGGCTCTCTTCAGTGCCATGTTATGGGTCTTGTATGCATTCCTCAAGACCGATGCTTTCCTTCTCATCACCATCAACTCATTTGGGTGTGTCATCGAGTCCGTATACGTAGTATTATACTTCACGTATGCGCCGAAGTTGGCAAAG ATACTTACTGCAAAACTGGTTCTGGTTTTGAACGTCGGCATGTTCGGATCCATTCTTCTGTTGACTCTCCTGCTGCCGGACGGCCTCAAAAGAGTTCGTGTTCTCGGATGGATCTGCATGTGCTTCTCCGTGAGCGTCTTTGTGGCTCCCCTAAGTATCATC AGGCTTGTGATACGAACGAAGAGCGTGGAGTTCATGCCCTTCATGTTGTCATTCTTCCTCACATTGAGCTCAATCGTCTGGTTCGCATATGGTTGTTTAACCAAGGACAAATTCGTTGCG CTACCGAACGTTCTGGGATTCGCGTTTGGGCTCCTGCAAATGGGACTCTACCTAGCTTTCAAGTGCATGAAGCCCACCGCTGTCGAGCCCACGCTGCCGGAGCACATCATATCGATCTCGATGCTCGGCGTGGAGGTATATCCGATCGATTGGAAGACGCCGGAAGTGAACGATGAAGAGAAAGCAGAGAATGGAGACCGGAAGGAGGCGGATACTGGTGAGGAAAAGGTGGAAGGCATGGCAGCTCCTCATGAGGAGAATGAGGTGAACCATGTTGATGTCTGA
- the LOC135613448 gene encoding bidirectional sugar transporter SWEET14-like isoform X3 codes for MVYLAPLPTFYRVCRRKSTEGFQSVPYVVALFSAMLWVLYAFLKTDAFLLITINSFGCVIESVYVVLYFTYAPKLAKILTAKLVLVLNVGMFGSILLLTLLLPDGLKRVRVLGWICMCFSVSVFVAPLSIIRLVIRTKSVEFMPFMLSFFLTLSSIVWFAYGCLTKDKFVALPNVLGFAFGLLQMGLYLAFKCMKPTAVEPTLPEHIISISMLGVEVYPIDWKTPEVNDEEKAENGDRKEADTGEEKVEGMAAPHEENEVNHVDV; via the exons ATGGTGTATCTTGCTCCACT GCCAACGTTCTACAGAGTGTGCAGAAGGAAATCTACCGAAGGGTTTCAGTCAGTGCCTTATGTGGTGGCTCTCTTCAGTGCCATGTTATGGGTCTTGTATGCATTCCTCAAGACCGATGCTTTCCTTCTCATCACCATCAACTCATTTGGGTGTGTCATCGAGTCCGTATACGTAGTATTATACTTCACGTATGCGCCGAAGTTGGCAAAG ATACTTACTGCAAAACTGGTTCTGGTTTTGAACGTCGGCATGTTCGGATCCATTCTTCTGTTGACTCTCCTGCTGCCGGACGGCCTCAAAAGAGTTCGTGTTCTCGGATGGATCTGCATGTGCTTCTCCGTGAGCGTCTTTGTGGCTCCCCTAAGTATCATC AGGCTTGTGATACGAACGAAGAGCGTGGAGTTCATGCCCTTCATGTTGTCATTCTTCCTCACATTGAGCTCAATCGTCTGGTTCGCATATGGTTGTTTAACCAAGGACAAATTCGTTGCG CTACCGAACGTTCTGGGATTCGCGTTTGGGCTCCTGCAAATGGGACTCTACCTAGCTTTCAAGTGCATGAAGCCCACCGCTGTCGAGCCCACGCTGCCGGAGCACATCATATCGATCTCGATGCTCGGCGTGGAGGTATATCCGATCGATTGGAAGACGCCGGAAGTGAACGATGAAGAGAAAGCAGAGAATGGAGACCGGAAGGAGGCGGATACTGGTGAGGAAAAGGTGGAAGGCATGGCAGCTCCTCATGAGGAGAATGAGGTGAACCATGTTGATGTCTGA
- the LOC135613448 gene encoding bidirectional sugar transporter SWEET14-like isoform X1, with protein sequence MAGLSLDHPWAFTFGILGNIISFMVYLAPLPTFYRVCRRKSTEGFQSVPYVVALFSAMLWVLYAFLKTDAFLLITINSFGCVIESVYVVLYFTYAPKLAKILTAKLVLVLNVGMFGSILLLTLLLPDGLKRVRVLGWICMCFSVSVFVAPLSIIRLVIRTKSVEFMPFMLSFFLTLSSIVWFAYGCLTKDKFVALPNVLGFAFGLLQMGLYLAFKCMKPTAVEPTLPEHIISISMLGVEVYPIDWKTPEVNDEEKAENGDRKEADTGEEKVEGMAAPHEENEVNHVDV encoded by the exons atgGCGGGGCTCTCCTTGGACCACCCTTGGGCATTCACCTTTGGCATCCTGG GTAACATCATCTCATTCATGGTGTATCTTGCTCCACT GCCAACGTTCTACAGAGTGTGCAGAAGGAAATCTACCGAAGGGTTTCAGTCAGTGCCTTATGTGGTGGCTCTCTTCAGTGCCATGTTATGGGTCTTGTATGCATTCCTCAAGACCGATGCTTTCCTTCTCATCACCATCAACTCATTTGGGTGTGTCATCGAGTCCGTATACGTAGTATTATACTTCACGTATGCGCCGAAGTTGGCAAAG ATACTTACTGCAAAACTGGTTCTGGTTTTGAACGTCGGCATGTTCGGATCCATTCTTCTGTTGACTCTCCTGCTGCCGGACGGCCTCAAAAGAGTTCGTGTTCTCGGATGGATCTGCATGTGCTTCTCCGTGAGCGTCTTTGTGGCTCCCCTAAGTATCATC AGGCTTGTGATACGAACGAAGAGCGTGGAGTTCATGCCCTTCATGTTGTCATTCTTCCTCACATTGAGCTCAATCGTCTGGTTCGCATATGGTTGTTTAACCAAGGACAAATTCGTTGCG CTACCGAACGTTCTGGGATTCGCGTTTGGGCTCCTGCAAATGGGACTCTACCTAGCTTTCAAGTGCATGAAGCCCACCGCTGTCGAGCCCACGCTGCCGGAGCACATCATATCGATCTCGATGCTCGGCGTGGAGGTATATCCGATCGATTGGAAGACGCCGGAAGTGAACGATGAAGAGAAAGCAGAGAATGGAGACCGGAAGGAGGCGGATACTGGTGAGGAAAAGGTGGAAGGCATGGCAGCTCCTCATGAGGAGAATGAGGTGAACCATGTTGATGTCTGA
- the LOC135614527 gene encoding probable serine/threonine-protein kinase At1g54610 yields the protein MGCVVSKRQAPAVAAEKERPPPPHDRPRIPSAPPSDASGWPAWLVAVAGDAIRGWTPRRADCFQKLAKIGSGTYSNVYKARDVETGRVVALKKVRFDAVEPESVRFMAREITVLRRLDHPNVIRLEGLAISRVSSALYLIFEYMEHDLAGLAAAPGVHFTEPQVKCYMKQLLSGLEHCHSRGVLHRDIKGSNLLLDNEGTLKIADFGLASTFDPDRRVPMTSRVVTLWYRAPELLLGATYYGVGVDLWSAGCILAELLLGKPILPGRTEVEQLHKIFKLCGSPSEKYWKKSKLPHATIVKPKQNYKRCIGETFKDFPPSSLSLIDSLLSIEPADRGTATAALNSEFFATEPYACEPSSLPQYPPSKEMDAKLRDEKARRPSAAGRKGNAEATKPRAHNRRRRAVPAPEANAELQVNLERMRLMTRINVTSKSEKFPPPHQDGAVGIPLNDSYKGPSSFTAFDASFASSIFESMEDSRNTLNGLPDAIVNAGKSAARRTSKEGTQKLATSLALRRLVELNRSSKVHRTRGKELEVFGSVK from the exons ATGGGCTGCGTCGTCAGCAAGCGCCAGGCCCCCGCCGTCGCCGCCGAGAAAGAGCGCCCTCCGCCGCCCCACGACCGCCCCCGCATCCCCTCTGCCCCACCTTCCGACGCCTCCGGCTGGCCCGCCTGGCTCGTCGCAGTCGCTGGCGACGCCATCCGTGGATGGACGCCCCGCCGAGCTGACTGCTTCCAGAAGCTCGCCAAG ATCGGGTCGGGGACGTATAGCAACGTGTACAAGGCGCGGGACGTGGAGACCGGCCGGGTGGTGGCGCTGAAGAAGGTGCGGTTCGACGCGGTGGAGCCGGAGAGCGTGCGGTTCATGGCGAGGGAGATAACGGTGCTCCGCCGGCTCGACCACCCCAACGTCATCCGGCTAGAAGGCCTCGCCATTTCCCGCGTCTCCTCCGCCCTCTACCTCATCTTCGAGTACATGGAGCACGACCTCGCCGGCCTCGCCGCTGCCCCCGGCGTCCACTTTACGGAGCCCCAG GTGAAATGCTACATGAAGCAATTACTCTCCGGTCTCGAGCATTGCCACAGCCGAGGAGTTCTGCACCGCGACATCAAGGGCTCAAATCTGCTTCTGGACAACGAAGGGACACTCAAGATAGCTGACTTTGGACTTGCTTCCACCTTCGATCCTGACAGAAGAGTGCCCATGACCAGTCGAGTGGTCACCTTGTGGTATCGTGCTCCGGAACTCCTGCTCGGTGCCACATACTATGGTGTTGGTGTCGATCTGTGGAGTGCAGGCTGCATTCTGGCAGAGTTGTTACTGGGGAAGCCCATCTTGCCTGGAAGAACAGAG GTGGAGCAGCTGCACAAAATCTTTAAGCTGTGTGGATCACCTTCGGAAAAGTACTGGAAAAAGTCAAAATTGCCGCATGCTACCATTGTTAAGCCAAAACAAAACTACAAGCGTTGCATCGGAGAAACCTTCAAGGATTTTCCACCTTCTTCCCTCTCTCTCATCGACTCGCTCCTTTCGATTGAGCCAGCCGACAGGGGCACAGCTACTGCTGCTTTGAACAGCGAA TTCTTCGCCACTGAGCCTTATGCATGTGAGCCGTCAAGCTTGCCTCAGTATCCCCCAAGCAAAGAAATGGATGCAAAACTAAGGGATGAGAAGGCCAGAAG GCCAAGTGCTGCGGGTAGGAAAGGCAATGCTGAAGCAACAAAGCCCCGTGCTCATAATCGCCGCAGAAGGGCAGTCCCAGCTCCAGAAGCCAATGCAGAGCTGCAAGTCAACTTGGAA AGAATGAGGCTGATGACTCGCATAAACGTCACAAGCAAAAGCGAGAAGTTCCCGCCACCTCACCAGGATGGAGCTGTAGGGATCCCATTGAATGACTCGTACAAGGGGCCATCATCTTTCACAGCATTTGATGCATCCTTTGCTTCATCAATCTTTGAATCAATGGAAGATTCTCGCAATACATTGAATGGATTACCAGATGCCATTGTGAATGCTGGTAAAAGCGCTGCCAGAAGAACAAGCAAAGAGGGGACGCAAAAATTGGCCACTTCACTTGCTTTGAGGAGACTGGTGGAGCTCAACAGGAGTAGCAAAGTACATAGGACTAGAGGAAAAGAACTGGAAGTTTTTGGATCTGTCAAATAA
- the LOC108953074 gene encoding disease resistance protein BAK6, giving the protein MKIQHIAFLLLGLASATVVKCNIEGDILYSQKKAWKDPNNVLQSWDPTLVNPCTWFHITCNNENSVIRVDLGNAGLSGGLIPELGRLTQLQYLELYANNITGSIPAQLGKLTKLVSLDLYHNQLSGPIPSSLGNIKSLKYLRLNGNGLSGIIPKKVLDLVLTGNLTEMNVSDNELFGTIRTSKKRVTTITQDAKISS; this is encoded by the exons ATGAAGATTCAGCATATAGCTTTTCTTTTGCTTGGACTTGCAAGTGCAACAGTGGTGAAATGCAACATAGAAG GTGATATCCTCTATTCTCAGAAGAAGGCATGGAAGGATCCTAACAATGTCCTCCAGAGCTGGGATCCAACCCTTGTCAATCCATGCACCTGGTTTCACATCACCTGCAACAATGAAAACTCTGTCATACGAGT GGATTTGGGTAATGCAGGACTCTCtggaggtcttattccagagctgGGAAGATTGACACAGCTTCAATACCT GGAGTTATATGCAAACAATATAACTGGGTCCATACCAGCTCAACTTGGGAAATTAACAAAGTTGGTGAGCTTGGATTTGTACCACAATCAATTGAGTGGGCCAATCCCTTCTTCTCTTGGCAATATCAAGTCTCTGAAGTATCT GAGGCTTAATGGAAATGGACTCTCTGGAATAATACCCAAAAAAGTGCTTGATCTTGTCCTCACTGGCAACCTGACTGAAAT GAATGTTTCAGATAATGAGCTGTTTGGGACAATCAGAACATCCAAGAAAAGGG TTACAACAATTACTCAGGACGCGAAGATTTCCAGCTAA
- the LOC135614528 gene encoding transport inhibitor response 1-like protein Os04g0395600, which yields MTYFPEEVVEHIVDFLGSHRDRNAVSTVCKAWYQVERLSRRNVFVGNCYAIRPERVMARFPWMKSLGVKGKPHFADFNLVPYDWGGFAQPWIEAAARGCPGLEELRLKRMVVTDDDLELLARSFPSFKSLVLVSCEGFSTDGLAAIATYCRGLKELDLQENEVEDHGRQWLSCFPDSCTSLVSLNFACLKGEINTNALERLVARCPDLRSLKLNRAISVESLNRILARAPHLVDLGTGSMTVNHHTEAYHRLINTFLGCKSLRNLSGFWDASSCCLQAVYPVCVNLTALNLSYAPAIQGDDLIKLICLCFKLQKLWVLDCIGDKGLAAVASTCKDLQELRVFPSDIYGAGTTAVTEEGLVAISSGCSKLTSLLYFCYQMTNTALVTVAKNCPHFTRFRLCILDPGKPDPVTDQPLDEGFGAIVRSCKNLRRLSLSGLLTDKVFLYIGMHAEHLEMLSIAFAGDSDKGMVYVLNGCKNLRKLEIRDCPFGDDALLKDVTKYETMRSLWMSSCDVTLGGCRALAAKMPSLNVEIINESDEADEFQENLSDLHKVEKLYVYRTVARGRTDVPDFVRIL from the exons ATGACTTACTTtccggaggaggtggtggagcacATCGTTGACTTCCTTGGCTCACACCGGGACCGGAACGCCGTGTCGACGGTGTGCAAGGCGTGGTATCAGGTGGAGCGGCTCAGTCGCCGGAACGTGTTCGTAGGTAACTGCTACGCCATCCGGCCCGAGCGAGTGATGGCCAGGTTCCCTTGGATGAAGTCTCTAGGTGTCAAGGGAAAGCCCCATTTTGCTGATTTCAACTTGGTCCCCTATGATTGGGGCGGCTTTGCGCAGCCCTGGATCGAGGCCGCCGCTCGTGGCTGCCCAGGCCTAGAGGAGCTGCGGTTGAAGAGGATGGTGGTCACTGATGATGACCTCGAACTCCTAGCGCGCTCCTTCCCCAGTTTCAAATCTCTTGTTCTCGTGAGCTGCGAGGGCTTTAGTACTGACGGGCTCGCTGCGATTGCCACTTATTGCAG AGGTCTTAAGGAGTTGGATTTACAGGAAAATGAGGTGGAAGATCATGGACGCCAATGGCTCAGTTGCTTCCCTGATTCCTGTACTTCTCTCGTCTCCCTAAACTTTGCGTGTCTCAAAGGGGAGATCAATACAAATGCTTTGGAGAGGCTTGTTGCTAGGTGCCCTGACCTCAGGAGCTTAAAGCTTAATCGTGCAATATCCGTGGAGTCACTAAACAGGATACTTGCTCGGGCACCTCACTTGGTGGACCTTGGAACTGGTTCGATGACGGTTAACCACCATACCGAAGCTTATCACAGGCTGATCAATACCTTCCTCGGATGCAAATCATTGAGGAACTTGTCGGGGTTCTGGGATGCCTCTTCATGCTGCCTTCAAGCGGTCTATCCCGTCTGCGTGAACCTGACTGCTCTAAACTTGAGCTATGCTCCTGCAATCCAGGGCGATGACCTTATCAAGCTGATTTGCCTTTGTTTTAAGCTTCAAAAGCTTTGG GTGTTGGATTGCATTGGGGACAAAGGATTAGCAGCCGTGGCCTCCACTTGTAAGGATTTGCAGGAGCTGAGAGTATTTCCTTCTGACATCTATGGTGCTGGAACGACTGCTGTGACTGAGGAAGGTTTGGTTGCGATATCTTCAGGATGCTCAAAGCTTACCTCATTGCTGTACTTTTGCTACCAAATGACAAACACTGCACTTGTAACCGTTGCAAAGAATTGCCCACATTTCACGCGGTTCAGATTATGCATCCTCGATCCAGGGAAGCCAGACCCGGTCACTGATCAGCCACTTGATGAAGGTTTTGGTGCAATTGTGCGTTCCTGCAAGAATCTCAGGCGGCTATCACTATCGGGTCTTTTAACAGATAAGGTTTTTCTATATATTGGCATGCATGCTGAACATCTTGAGATGCTGTCGATTGCATTTGCTGGTGATAGTGATAAGGGGATGGTATACGTGCTCAATGGATGCAAAAATCTCAGGAAACTTGAAATAAGGGATTGTCCATTCGGAGATGATGCACTTCTAAAGGATGTGACAAAGTATGAAACAATGCGATCCCTTTGGATGTCATCATGTGATGTTACCCTCGGAGGTTGCAGGGCTCTTGCAGCAAAAATGCCAAGCCTCAATGTGGAGATTATAAATGAAAGTGATGAAGCCGATGAGTTTCAGGAAAACTTAAGTGATCTTCACAAGGTGGAGAAGTTGTATGTCTATCGAACTGTAGCCAGAGGAAGAACCGATGTACCAGATTTTGTTAGGATTTTATAG